In Hirundo rustica isolate bHirRus1 chromosome 4, bHirRus1.pri.v3, whole genome shotgun sequence, a genomic segment contains:
- the LOC120752420 gene encoding guanylyl cyclase-activating protein 1-like isoform X1 codes for MPVLPSYWRLDMPAPPRCTTPPQSQIHMGNNNSSTVDDLQAVEIHHWYKKFMTECPSGQLTEHEFKQFFGLRGLDPEANKYIEQMFRTFDMNKDGYIDFMEYVAALSLVLRGKMEQKLRWYFKLYDVDGNGCIDRHELLNIIKAIRAINGGDHETSAEEFTNRVFNRIDVNGDGELSLDEFVEGARKDEEFMEVMMKSLDLSHIVAMINNRRHSV; via the exons ATGCCTGTTCTCCCCAGCTACTGGCGCCTGGACATGCCAGCCCCTCCGAGGTGTACAACCCCGCCACAGTCACAG ATACATATGGGAAACAACAACAGCTCCACAGTGGATGATCTACAGGCTGTCGAGATCCACCACTGGTACAAGAAATTCATGACGGAGTGTCCTTCTGGACAGCTGACAGAGCATGAATTTAAGCAGTTCTTTGGGCTTCGAGGGCTGGATCCAGAGGCCAATAAATACATTGAGCAGATGTTCCGCACATTTGATATGAACAAG gaTGGATATATTGATTTCATGGAATACGTGGCTGCCCTCAGCCTCGTTCTCCGAGGGAAGATGGAGCAGAAATTGCGGTGGTATTTCAAGCTCTATGATGTAGATGGCAATGGCTGCATTGATCGACATGAACTGCTCAACATCATTAAG GCTATTCGAGCTATTAATGGTGGTGACCATGAAACTAGTGCAGAAGAGTTCACCAACCGAGTCTTCAACAGGATTGATGTGAACGGCGATG GTGAACTTTCTCTGGATGAATTTGTGGAGGGAGCAAGGAAAGATGAGGAGTTCATGGAGGTTATGATGAAGAGTTTGGACCTGTCACACATCGTGGCCATGATAAACAACCGTCGGCATAGTGTATAA
- the LOC120752420 gene encoding guanylyl cyclase-activating protein 1-like isoform X3, whose protein sequence is MGNNNSSTVDDLQAVEIHHWYKKFMTECPSGQLTEHEFKQFFGLRGLDPEANKYIEQMFRTFDMNKDGYIDFMEYVAALSLVLRGKMEQKLRWYFKLYDVDGNGCIDRHELLNIIKAIRAINGGDHETSAEEFTNRVFNRIDVNGDGELSLDEFVEGARKDEEFMEVMMKSLDLSHIVAMINNRRHSV, encoded by the exons ATGGGAAACAACAACAGCTCCACAGTGGATGATCTACAGGCTGTCGAGATCCACCACTGGTACAAGAAATTCATGACGGAGTGTCCTTCTGGACAGCTGACAGAGCATGAATTTAAGCAGTTCTTTGGGCTTCGAGGGCTGGATCCAGAGGCCAATAAATACATTGAGCAGATGTTCCGCACATTTGATATGAACAAG gaTGGATATATTGATTTCATGGAATACGTGGCTGCCCTCAGCCTCGTTCTCCGAGGGAAGATGGAGCAGAAATTGCGGTGGTATTTCAAGCTCTATGATGTAGATGGCAATGGCTGCATTGATCGACATGAACTGCTCAACATCATTAAG GCTATTCGAGCTATTAATGGTGGTGACCATGAAACTAGTGCAGAAGAGTTCACCAACCGAGTCTTCAACAGGATTGATGTGAACGGCGATG GTGAACTTTCTCTGGATGAATTTGTGGAGGGAGCAAGGAAAGATGAGGAGTTCATGGAGGTTATGATGAAGAGTTTGGACCTGTCACACATCGTGGCCATGATAAACAACCGTCGGCATAGTGTATAA
- the LOC120752420 gene encoding guanylyl cyclase-activating protein 1-like isoform X2 translates to MMRCSGCSRLLHRETQIHMGNNNSSTVDDLQAVEIHHWYKKFMTECPSGQLTEHEFKQFFGLRGLDPEANKYIEQMFRTFDMNKDGYIDFMEYVAALSLVLRGKMEQKLRWYFKLYDVDGNGCIDRHELLNIIKAIRAINGGDHETSAEEFTNRVFNRIDVNGDGELSLDEFVEGARKDEEFMEVMMKSLDLSHIVAMINNRRHSV, encoded by the exons ATGATGAGGTGTTCAGGATGCAGCCGTCTCCTGCACAGAGAAACACAG ATACATATGGGAAACAACAACAGCTCCACAGTGGATGATCTACAGGCTGTCGAGATCCACCACTGGTACAAGAAATTCATGACGGAGTGTCCTTCTGGACAGCTGACAGAGCATGAATTTAAGCAGTTCTTTGGGCTTCGAGGGCTGGATCCAGAGGCCAATAAATACATTGAGCAGATGTTCCGCACATTTGATATGAACAAG gaTGGATATATTGATTTCATGGAATACGTGGCTGCCCTCAGCCTCGTTCTCCGAGGGAAGATGGAGCAGAAATTGCGGTGGTATTTCAAGCTCTATGATGTAGATGGCAATGGCTGCATTGATCGACATGAACTGCTCAACATCATTAAG GCTATTCGAGCTATTAATGGTGGTGACCATGAAACTAGTGCAGAAGAGTTCACCAACCGAGTCTTCAACAGGATTGATGTGAACGGCGATG GTGAACTTTCTCTGGATGAATTTGTGGAGGGAGCAAGGAAAGATGAGGAGTTCATGGAGGTTATGATGAAGAGTTTGGACCTGTCACACATCGTGGCCATGATAAACAACCGTCGGCATAGTGTATAA